CCTGAAGCAGATCGCAAAGCGTCTCGACTACTTCCAGATTCGCCTTCTCGTTGTGGCCACCGATATTGTAGGTCTCACCGACCTTGCCCTCGGTCACTACGTTCACCAGCGCCCGGGCGTGGTCTTCGACAAAGAGCCAGTCGCGCACCTGCTGGCCATCGCCGTATACCGGCAGCGCCTTGCCCGCCAGAGCGTTTAAAATCATCAGCGGAATGAGCTTTTCCGGGAAATGATACGGCCCATAGTTGTTCGAGCAGTTGGTCAGCAGCACCGGCAAGCCATAGGTGCGATACCAGGCGCGCACCAGGTGATCGGAACTTGCCTTGCTGGCGGAGTACGGCGAGCTCGGCGCGTAGGGAGTCTCTTCGGTGAACAGATCCTCCGGGCCTTCCAGATCGCCGTACACTTCATCGGTGGAGACGTGATGAAAGCGAAACGCGGCGGCTTTCTCGGGGCGACTCTCTTTGAGACCGTTCCAATACTGGCGGGCGGCTTCCAAAAGCGTGTAGGTCCCGACGATATTGGTCTCAATGAACGCCGCCGGGCCGTCGATCGAGCGGTCCACGTGAGACTCCGCCGCCAGATGCATCACCGCATCCGGCTGGTGGCGCTCGAAAAGCCGGGCCATGTGCGCGGCGTCATTGATGTTGGCGTGCTCGAAGACGTAGCGCTCGTTGCCCTCGACGTCAGCCAGCGACTCCAGGTTACCGGCGTAGGTCAGGGCATCGACGTTGACGACCTCATGGTCGGTGTTGGCGATGAGGTGCCTGACGACTGCCGAGCCGATGAATCCTGCTCCACCCGTGACTAGAAGCTTCATAATGACTGCCTTGTGCATGACCTTGAGATTGTGCAACTGCCGTTTTGAAGGGCCCGAACGTCAGGCCATTGAAAGCAGCGATCCAGCGCACAAGGATAACATGCAAACACCGGCGGGCACCCCCCAACGCACCGGCTACTGGCGCTCGCGAGCCAACCGCTGCAACAGGTCGCGCTTGAGCGGTCTGGAAAGCATCGATGCACGTACAAAGCGGCTATCGTCGCCGTCAACTCGAATCACGCCCTGACCTTGCGGGCAGAAAACATTCACGAGATCGCGCTGATCACCCCGTGCATGAAAGACACATGCAGGCCAGGTGTCGTCCGGGTTCAGCAGGCTACGCGGTGGGCTTTGATGACAGTACGGGGGCTCGCTAACATGCGCCAAAAGCGTTGGCATCAAATCGGCCTGATGATAGAGCCCACTGACCTCGCCCACGCCCTTTTCGCCGGTGAGAATGAACCCGGGAACGTTCGAGGCCGCCGCACGCCCTAAAAGCGCGTGCTCCTCGCGACTCATCATGGTCATCGCACGATGATCACTGACCACCACCAACAGGCCATTGCCGAAAAATCCGTCGCGCTTCAGGGCCTCGATAAAGTCGGCGGCGGTGTCATCCATATAGCGAAAAACCTGTTCTTCGCTTCGCTCGTGCGTATCAGGATGAACGAAAGGATGATGCGTGCTGACGTTCTCGATCACCACGAACTGAGGATGAGGCGAGCGCTGGCGCTGGCGCAGGAACGACAAGGCATGCTCATAAAGTGCGGCGTCCTCCACGGCGTTGAAGTGATGGCGCGCCAAGCCATCGAAGGCGGGGGTGTCGTGACCCTGCAGCGTGTCGAAACCGATATGCGAAAGCCACTCTCCCTTATGGGTAAAAGAGAGGTCGCCCGAGGTAAGAAAGCTACGTTCATAGCCACGCGCAGCTAGCGCGTGCGGCAGCGCCTGCTCTGCACGCCGCCAGGCACCCTCGAAAGCCTCGGTTTGCGTGGGCGGCGTAAACGGCAGTACCAGCTGCCGGCCGGTCAGCAGCGACACTAGCCCATCGTTGGTGGTGGAACCCCCAGCGTGCAAGCGAGAGAACCAGGTGCCCTCACCCGCCAAGCGGTCCAGCCGCGGTGTCCAATCATTGAGCCCTGACCAGCGCTGACTGTGATAAGGCGACCAGGACTCCAGCACCAAAACGACCACATTATCGCGGTGCGCAGGCGTCGATGTGCAGTAATACGGCGCAGGGTCCGTCTGAAGATGCCCAAGGTTTTGCGCACCGTAACGCTCGTCGATGCCGGTTGGCCAGTTGGCGGCCAGAACGTTTTCAAGCGCCCATTGGTGTACGTACCCAGGTGTGGGCAATAAAAGGGCCAACCCGGCGACGCTCAGCATCAGCGCCGCACCGGTCAGTCCGAACCGGCGACTCAACGCGTGCTGGGGTGATATCCGTATCCACCACCACCCGCTGAGCGCGACCAATAACGTACACGCTATCGCGACCGACAAGGGCGCCTGATCCAACACGCTTACCGCCAGCTCGGCGTCGGCCAGGTAGATACGGGCATCGGCAATCATGAAACGAGAGTTGAACTGCACCATGGTGGCGATATCCAGCACATACAGCCAAAACCCCATCACCGCAGGCACCCGCCAAAGCAGCGCCCACCACCGCACAGGCCTCAACGTAGATACCGCAAACAGCAGCGCCAGCGCCACAAGATAAGGCACATCGGCTTTAATGACGGCAGGCGTCGCGCACCAGCGACAGCTCAATACCGCGCTCGACATGTCCTGCAACACCGCCACGCGCACCACCAACGCAGCCACCAGGCAAAGTCCGAAAACCCCCAGTGGCGTCATCCAAAACCGCCACGCGGCGGGCGAGGTCAACGGGTAACACTTTGCATTCATACAGCATACTCAAAAGAAGCCGTTCGCCCGCCAGTGGGGGGCTCGTTTAAAACCATTGACCTATAAAATCAGGTGCTATCCGGGCAAGACGCTACCGGGGCGTGATAGCATTTCGCCGTATTGGCAGAGCAAAGCGTCAGTCACGTAATGCCCTTCCCCACACGGTGCGCTGTTGCGGCACGGATACTACAAGAGATTCGCCATGCTTGCTTTTCGCATCGTACTTTTGGCTGGACTGGCGGCGCTCGCCGGCTGTGGCGACACGGCGACCGATTTGCCGCGAGTCGCCCACGCCGGCGGTGGCGTCAACAACTGGGCCTACACAAACACGTTCGAGGCGCTCGATTTCAACCGCGACCACTTCGAGCTTTTCGAGATCGACCTCTCCTGGACCGCCGACGATCAGCTGGTATGCGTACACGACTGGCAGTACAACGCCGAATATATTTTTCAGCGCCGCTTCGATACCCGCCCCACCCTTGCCGAGTTCGAGCAGCTCGTTAGCGAGAACCCCTACGTTAAAAACTGCACGCTCGATACCCTCGTTGAGTGGCTCAAGGCGCACCCGGGAAAGCGCCTGGTACCGGATATCAAGGAGCGTGAACTGGAAGGGCTTGCGCGCATTGCCGAGCGGTTTGATCAGGTGGACGATCATGTGATAGCGCAGATGTATGACCCCGCTCAGTACGAGCAGATTCGCGCGCTGGGCTATCGCGATATCATTTGGGGGCTCTACAAGGTTTACCTCATGCCGTTGGATGAGGTTATCGATCACGCCAACGACATGGAGCTATTCGCGGTCTCCATGCCGCGCCGAATGGCCGAGCGCGGCGATGGAAAAGCCCTGGGTGAGGCCGGTATTGCGACCTACGTGCATACGGTGAACACCCAGCGCGAACTGGAGTACTACCGGTCGCGGGGCGTGGACGATATTTATACCGACTGGCTGGCGCCTTGAGCATCCATCAGATCAGTGCGCCCACTCAAACCGGTTTACGAATCGACTTACCCATCACCGCGAAGCTCTTTGCTGGTGATACCTTATGGCCCTAACATTCGATTAGCTTTTAAGTACATGATAAAATTTAACTCCTATTTATCCCCCTGACATTGATGACAACTCAATAGTGAACATAAAGGGGGAACGCCGCGACGAGAAAATTAAAAGGCTGGTTTGAATGTCAAAAATCACGAATGGAATGGAATCCAACATATACTGGATCGATCTTTGCCGTGTGATAGCCACCCTGGGGGTCATTGCAATTCACGCCAGTGCTGACAGCTTTTATCAGTTTTCCACGCTTGATACGGGTAACTGGTTATCAGCAAATGCGATCGACTCGATATCTCGCATTTCGGTACCATTGTTCTTTCTTCTGTCCGGATTTCTCATTATTACGCCTCACCGTTCTGCTCCTTCGTTAAAAGGGCTGCTTAGGCGCATACAAAGAATTGCACTACCTCTGATCATATGGAGTACTCTCTTTCTTTTTTATACCTCCTATTATACAAGAGAAAGTATCGACTTTTTTAGCATTCTACAAAGCCCTGCGATGTATCACCTGTGGTTTGTCTATGCGCTATTGGGTGTTTATCTGTTGATCCCCATTTTACAGAAAATAACCGACCTGCTAGTGGAACGAGTCGACTACGCCATATATTTTCTGGTGCTCTTTTTTATCGTCAACTGCCTACCTTTTTATTGGCAAGGAGGTTTGTATGGCCTTGTATTTGACAAAGGGTTGCCAAGCTATGCGGGTTACTTCGTATTTGGAGCATATTTCAAGTCATACCTTGCCACGAAAGGCGTCTCCCGATTTCAGGTCTTTATCGCTTTGGTTGCGTTCATCACGTCATCGCTCATAACTTTTTTATACACGTGGATGTTGTCAGATCGATATGACATGGCCATTCAAACGGCTTACGAGTACTTATCGCCTAACGTGTTTATCGCCTCAATTTCATTCATGGTGCTAATTAGCCAGATCAAAACGCCAAGCTTTTCTACTCAAAAAGCCGTAAGCTTCGTTTCGGAAAAAACGTTCGTTATATATTTCGTCCATGTCGTGGTGTTGGACAAAATATCGAATGCCTTGGCTAGTAATACTGAATTGCCTACAGGGCTTTTTATTATTCTTGCCCTAATAGTCACTTTTTTCATTAGTTTAATTTTGGCTATTGGTGTGCGAATGCTACCGAAATCAAGGCTCGTGTTCGGCTAATGCTAGAAGGCCAAGACCGCTAATAAGGCGCGCTCATCCAGCGCGCAAGGCGTGGCTTGCAAAAGCGAAGCAGCGGCGCCTCGACCAAAACCCAGGACCCCCAAGCCAGCAAAATCGAAAGTATCAGCGCAGCCGCCATCCCCCCTACGCCAGAGACCACGGGGTCAAGCCACATCGGCGGCAGGTTGTGAAAGAGATACACCCCAAAACTGATCGTGCCGAGAAACGCCAAGGGCCGAGACGAGCGGACAGTCAGGTGGCTGTGTAGCACCACCCAGAACAGCAGCCCGAACAGCAGTACCATCACGCCGCGAAAATAAAACCCCGAAAACTCAGAAGTCAGTTCGAGAAATGTCTGGTAAAAGAAGCCGCAGGCAATGATCACGCCCATCAGGGCCAGCGTCAGCCAGCTATAGGTTTTGGAAGGCTTGATCTCACGACGATGGGCCACATGGCCGATTAGCCCCCCCAGCCAAAACGCAAACAGGTGCAACGGAAATACCCATAGTTCGATGTATCCATCGTGCCATTCGATCAGCGGTGTTTTTAACGTCGCCACGGCTACCAGCAACAGCGCCCCTACCTGCCAAGCGCGCGGCGTTACCCGAGGCAAAAATGCCACGAGCGTAAAAAAGGTAAAAAAGACCGGCATCGACCAGAACGGCGGGTTCAGCGCAAAGACCGTGGCCTTATCGGGTACGGTCAAAAGAAACGTTAGGTGGTGAAAAAGCAACGCCGGCCAGCTCGAAACTGGCGGCCACTGTGTGAGCAGGTATGCGACCACGGCCACCAGGTACGCTGGGTATAAACGAAGCAGCCGCTTGACCAGATAATGAAGCCCTCGACTGTGCTCCCAATTCAGCGCGTAATATCCCGCCACAATGAAAAAGCAGCCCGTGCCGTTGCTGTAAAACGAAAACTGATAATAGTGACCGGCATAGTGACAGGCCACTACCAGCAGCGCTCCGAACACCTTGGTCAGGTGCAATGCGTTGAAAAGTGAGGGCGACATGGGGGCAGCACCGCTAGCCATAAAGGGGCAAAACCATACACTATTTGGCCGTTTTTATAAAAAGCGATCAATTTAACATACGGTACGCCGTTGAACGTAATACTTCACTTTGCCAAAAAAGAGC
The window above is part of the Halomonas sp. GD1P12 genome. Proteins encoded here:
- the rfbB gene encoding dTDP-glucose 4,6-dehydratase, which gives rise to MKLLVTGGAGFIGSAVVRHLIANTDHEVVNVDALTYAGNLESLADVEGNERYVFEHANINDAAHMARLFERHQPDAVMHLAAESHVDRSIDGPAAFIETNIVGTYTLLEAARQYWNGLKESRPEKAAAFRFHHVSTDEVYGDLEGPEDLFTEETPYAPSSPYSASKASSDHLVRAWYRTYGLPVLLTNCSNNYGPYHFPEKLIPLMILNALAGKALPVYGDGQQVRDWLFVEDHARALVNVVTEGKVGETYNIGGHNEKANLEVVETLCDLLQELVPAEKSYRELITFVADRPGHDVRYAIDADKIERELGWRPEETFETGLRKTVQWYLDNRQWWQRVQDGSYQGERLGSL
- a CDS encoding LTA synthase family protein, with amino-acid sequence MTPLGVFGLCLVAALVVRVAVLQDMSSAVLSCRWCATPAVIKADVPYLVALALLFAVSTLRPVRWWALLWRVPAVMGFWLYVLDIATMVQFNSRFMIADARIYLADAELAVSVLDQAPLSVAIACTLLVALSGWWWIRISPQHALSRRFGLTGAALMLSVAGLALLLPTPGYVHQWALENVLAANWPTGIDERYGAQNLGHLQTDPAPYYCTSTPAHRDNVVVLVLESWSPYHSQRWSGLNDWTPRLDRLAGEGTWFSRLHAGGSTTNDGLVSLLTGRQLVLPFTPPTQTEAFEGAWRRAEQALPHALAARGYERSFLTSGDLSFTHKGEWLSHIGFDTLQGHDTPAFDGLARHHFNAVEDAALYEHALSFLRQRQRSPHPQFVVIENVSTHHPFVHPDTHERSEEQVFRYMDDTAADFIEALKRDGFFGNGLLVVVSDHRAMTMMSREEHALLGRAAASNVPGFILTGEKGVGEVSGLYHQADLMPTLLAHVSEPPYCHQSPPRSLLNPDDTWPACVFHARGDQRDLVNVFCPQGQGVIRVDGDDSRFVRASMLSRPLKRDLLQRLARERQ
- a CDS encoding acyltransferase — its product is MSKITNGMESNIYWIDLCRVIATLGVIAIHASADSFYQFSTLDTGNWLSANAIDSISRISVPLFFLLSGFLIITPHRSAPSLKGLLRRIQRIALPLIIWSTLFLFYTSYYTRESIDFFSILQSPAMYHLWFVYALLGVYLLIPILQKITDLLVERVDYAIYFLVLFFIVNCLPFYWQGGLYGLVFDKGLPSYAGYFVFGAYFKSYLATKGVSRFQVFIALVAFITSSLITFLYTWMLSDRYDMAIQTAYEYLSPNVFIASISFMVLISQIKTPSFSTQKAVSFVSEKTFVIYFVHVVVLDKISNALASNTELPTGLFIILALIVTFFISLILAIGVRMLPKSRLVFG
- a CDS encoding acyltransferase family protein, whose protein sequence is MSPSLFNALHLTKVFGALLVVACHYAGHYYQFSFYSNGTGCFFIVAGYYALNWEHSRGLHYLVKRLLRLYPAYLVAVVAYLLTQWPPVSSWPALLFHHLTFLLTVPDKATVFALNPPFWSMPVFFTFFTLVAFLPRVTPRAWQVGALLLVAVATLKTPLIEWHDGYIELWVFPLHLFAFWLGGLIGHVAHRREIKPSKTYSWLTLALMGVIIACGFFYQTFLELTSEFSGFYFRGVMVLLFGLLFWVVLHSHLTVRSSRPLAFLGTISFGVYLFHNLPPMWLDPVVSGVGGMAAALILSILLAWGSWVLVEAPLLRFCKPRLARWMSAPY